From a single Georhizobium profundi genomic region:
- a CDS encoding FGGY-family carbohydrate kinase — translation MKRAFVAAVDVGTGSARAGIFDAHGDILARTEHPIVMHRPLPGHAEHDSEDIWNAVCRAVRDAVTEAGIAAEDVAGIGFDATCSIVLRGRNGEPVTVSTTGDTRWDTIAWLDHRAIAEADEATATGHRVVDYAGGTISPEMATPKLAWIKRNLPESWRASALFLDLVDFLTWKASGSTARSQCTLTCKWTFLAHDPSPWAHDYLAAIGIEDMTTRGGLPAQAAPVGANLGPLTAEAAQDLGLTVDCQVGVGLIDAHAGALSALGGYSGDASEMTRRVALIAGTSSCVTALTQSPRPIHGIWGPYLGAALPDFWLSEGGQSVSGGLLDHIIETHGSGLKPDKAAHQRICARIAELLVTEGSDLGGRIHLLPDFHGNRSPLGDPHALGVVSGLSIDTSFDSLCRLYWRTAVSIALGIRQIVEAMNENGLSIDTMHVVGGHTRNPVLMALYADATGCNTVTPAAEDAMLLGTAMTAASAAGWHDTLAACCSAMVKPGTVRHPDPAMTSRFDRDYAIFKLMQAQRAEIERLST, via the coding sequence GTGAAGCGCGCATTCGTCGCTGCGGTCGATGTCGGGACCGGGAGTGCCCGCGCCGGCATTTTCGATGCGCATGGCGACATCCTCGCGCGCACCGAGCATCCGATCGTCATGCACCGTCCGCTGCCCGGCCATGCCGAGCATGATTCCGAAGACATCTGGAATGCCGTCTGCCGCGCCGTCCGCGATGCCGTGACCGAAGCCGGCATCGCCGCCGAGGACGTTGCCGGCATCGGCTTCGATGCGACCTGTTCCATCGTGCTGCGCGGCAGGAACGGCGAGCCGGTCACCGTCTCGACCACAGGGGACACGCGCTGGGACACGATCGCCTGGCTCGATCACCGCGCGATCGCCGAAGCCGATGAAGCGACAGCGACAGGCCACCGCGTGGTGGACTATGCGGGTGGCACCATTTCGCCCGAGATGGCGACCCCGAAACTCGCCTGGATCAAGCGCAACCTGCCGGAAAGCTGGCGTGCAAGCGCGCTTTTTTTGGACCTGGTGGATTTCCTCACATGGAAGGCCTCGGGCTCCACCGCGCGCTCCCAATGCACGCTAACCTGCAAGTGGACGTTTCTCGCTCACGACCCATCGCCATGGGCGCATGATTATCTCGCGGCGATCGGCATCGAGGACATGACAACGAGGGGTGGCCTGCCGGCGCAGGCTGCCCCTGTCGGCGCCAATCTCGGCCCGCTCACCGCCGAAGCCGCGCAAGATCTTGGACTGACGGTCGATTGCCAGGTCGGTGTCGGCCTGATCGATGCCCATGCCGGTGCGCTGAGCGCATTAGGCGGCTATTCCGGCGACGCTTCCGAGATGACGCGCCGCGTCGCGCTGATTGCCGGAACCTCGAGCTGCGTCACCGCCCTCACGCAAAGCCCACGTCCCATCCACGGCATCTGGGGCCCGTATCTCGGCGCTGCCCTTCCCGATTTCTGGCTCTCCGAGGGCGGCCAGTCAGTGAGTGGCGGCCTGCTCGATCACATCATCGAAACGCATGGGAGCGGTCTCAAGCCCGACAAGGCCGCCCACCAGCGCATTTGTGCCCGCATCGCCGAGCTGCTCGTCACTGAAGGATCAGATCTCGGCGGACGCATCCACCTTCTGCCAGATTTCCACGGCAACCGCTCGCCGCTCGGCGACCCGCACGCGCTCGGCGTCGTCAGCGGCCTGTCGATCGACACATCGTTCGACAGCCTTTGTCGGCTCTATTGGCGCACCGCCGTCTCCATAGCGCTCGGCATTCGCCAGATCGTCGAGGCGATGAACGAAAACGGGCTTTCGATTGACACGATGCACGTGGTCGGCGGGCACACGCGCAACCCGGTGCTGATGGCGCTTTATGCGGACGCGACCGGCTGCAACACCGTGACGCCTGCCGCAGAAGACGCGATGCTGCTCGGCACCGCCATGACCGCCGCCTCCGCCGCGGGGTGGCACGATACGCTTGCCGCCTGCTGTAGCGCCATGGTCAAACCCGGTACCGTCCGCCACCCCGATCCCGCCATGACAAGCCGCTTCGACCGCGACTACGCGATTTTCAAGCTGATGCAGGCGCAACGGGCAGAGATCGAGCGCCTGTCGACATAG
- a CDS encoding siderophore ferric iron reductase, translating to MDALFELARRQTPLLDGRMEPWSVGYLDGSDADAGVIAALVRVTAEAHQAAGPAYWAARAWSMLIWQPCVLAILAVHDLDRALAVDRMQQRVDGTLVAGYRFCDTAIGTTDDPLTATAQALSGLTDTLFWRLSGIIKIKRIYAERLLADRLLGVMLAHPSFASDEDAVSLLSAKRRWLDAMGLEGASDIALKTSEDGRFRPQLVRKACCLHYRTEPGALCASCPKLSGRNISDDA from the coding sequence ATGGACGCGTTGTTCGAGCTTGCCCGGCGTCAGACCCCCCTGCTTGACGGCAGGATGGAGCCTTGGTCGGTTGGCTATCTCGATGGCAGCGACGCCGACGCCGGTGTGATCGCTGCTCTCGTTCGCGTCACCGCCGAGGCGCATCAGGCGGCCGGTCCTGCCTATTGGGCTGCCCGCGCCTGGTCTATGCTGATCTGGCAGCCATGCGTGCTCGCGATCCTCGCCGTTCATGATCTCGATCGCGCCTTGGCGGTCGACCGCATGCAGCAGCGTGTCGACGGCACGCTCGTCGCCGGCTACCGGTTTTGCGATACGGCGATCGGCACCACGGACGATCCTCTGACCGCGACCGCGCAGGCCTTGAGCGGGTTGACCGACACGCTCTTCTGGCGCCTGAGCGGCATCATCAAGATCAAGCGGATCTACGCCGAACGGCTGCTCGCGGACCGTCTGCTCGGCGTGATGCTTGCCCACCCATCGTTTGCGAGCGACGAGGACGCCGTTTCGCTGCTATCGGCCAAAAGGCGGTGGCTGGACGCGATGGGCCTGGAAGGCGCAAGCGATATCGCGCTCAAAACCTCCGAAGATGGCAGATTTCGACCGCAGCTCGTGCGCAAGGCCTGTTGCCTGCACTACCGGACGGAACCCGGAGCGCTCTGCGCCTCATGTCCGAAGCTGTCGGGCAGGAACATCTCCGACGACGCATAG
- a CDS encoding NAD(P)/FAD-dependent oxidoreductase: protein MPAEQFDTVILGAGAAGMMCAIQAASKGGRVLVVDHAKAPGEKIRISGGGRCNFTNLHASAANFISQNKHFAKSALSRYTQHDFIALVERHGIAYHEKTLGQLFCDNSAKDIIAMLLAEMDAVGCELRLTTSIDSVERRATGFEVRLAGSDTSTVHCRNFVVACGGKSIPKMGATGRGYQIAEQFGLPIVETRPALVPLTFGEDVLVDFREMAGLAVDARISCGKAHFDEAMLFTHRGLSGPAVLQISSYWRETQPIEISLLPSEDIFESLRAAKKANGKRSLATALGEILPKRLAAYASRFAGSDGPLADMSDKVLGAVADKLKHWEVYPIGSEGYRTAEVTLGGVDTAVLNSKTMEAKAVDGLYFIGEVVDVTGWLGGYNFQWAWSSGWAAGTAIATA from the coding sequence ATGCCCGCTGAACAATTCGATACCGTGATCCTCGGCGCCGGCGCTGCCGGCATGATGTGCGCGATCCAAGCCGCTTCCAAAGGTGGCCGCGTTCTTGTCGTCGACCATGCGAAAGCCCCGGGCGAAAAGATCCGCATCTCGGGCGGTGGGCGCTGCAACTTCACCAACCTTCATGCAAGCGCCGCGAACTTCATCTCGCAGAACAAGCATTTCGCGAAGTCCGCGCTCAGCCGTTACACCCAGCATGATTTCATCGCGCTCGTCGAACGCCATGGCATCGCCTACCACGAGAAGACACTCGGGCAGCTCTTCTGTGACAATTCGGCGAAAGACATCATCGCGATGCTGCTGGCGGAAATGGACGCCGTTGGCTGCGAACTGCGCCTCACAACATCGATCGACAGCGTCGAGCGGCGCGCGACGGGGTTCGAAGTGCGGCTTGCCGGCTCGGACACGAGCACGGTGCACTGTCGCAATTTCGTCGTCGCCTGCGGCGGCAAGTCGATTCCGAAAATGGGCGCGACCGGCCGGGGCTATCAGATCGCCGAGCAGTTCGGATTGCCGATCGTGGAGACGCGGCCGGCTCTCGTTCCACTGACATTCGGCGAGGACGTGCTGGTCGATTTCCGCGAGATGGCCGGGCTTGCCGTGGATGCGCGCATTTCCTGCGGAAAGGCGCATTTCGACGAGGCGATGCTCTTCACCCACCGCGGCCTGTCCGGTCCGGCGGTTCTCCAGATTTCATCGTACTGGCGCGAGACCCAACCGATCGAGATCTCGCTTCTCCCGTCGGAAGATATCTTCGAATCTCTCCGAGCGGCAAAGAAGGCCAATGGAAAGAGATCGCTGGCCACGGCGCTCGGTGAGATTCTTCCGAAGCGCCTTGCGGCCTACGCATCGCGTTTCGCCGGATCGGACGGACCGCTTGCAGATATGAGCGACAAGGTGCTCGGCGCTGTCGCCGACAAGCTGAAGCACTGGGAAGTCTACCCAATCGGCTCGGAGGGATACCGAACCGCGGAAGTCACTCTGGGCGGGGTCGACACAGCCGTCCTGAACTCGAAGACCATGGAGGCCAAGGCCGTTGATGGCCTCTATTTCATCGGGGAAGTCGTCGACGTCACGGGTTGGCTTGGCGGCTATAATTTTCAGTGGGCGTGGTCGTCCGGCTGGGCGGCGGGAACGGCCATCGCCACTGCTTGA
- a CDS encoding TonB-dependent siderophore receptor, producing MVRLSSIVHLKRALLASALMSVSAGAFAQEATVLETLTVEDEAVSADQATGGPKGETIIRQVSVGKSDRPIAETPRSVSVVSEQRLSDQGVDDVSDALLYVPGVYAETFGPDTRVDSKTIRGISAPQFLDGLRNDFSFYNNSRIDPYALSAVEVIKGPVGALYGSGALGGIVNLTSKLPQEVPAREVFVEVGTHDRARIGVDLTGPVTADGNLLYRFVGAGQKSGTQVDFVDDDGLFINPSITWQPTDDTKLTVIGLYQNDDGGLTSRFVPIEGSLLPTDNGNFVDKGTFLGEPDFDRYAAERASITGLFEHRFNETFSMDVAARYTDSNAKYDQVYPFPWNVTGDTVPRLLYSARNEAQSFVSDARLNADFDTGAINHAISFGLDYQNSTTRSDGYSQAFSPIDMINPIYGTPIPSFTRTRGPEQQTDQTGIYAFDNLSFDDRLFVTLGLRHDWYNDAADVETRAFSGNAGVLYRFDNGIAPYVSYATAFEPQPADSRGFTYDPVTGRQIEAGIKYQPVGTPHLFTASVFEIDQTDRRLPNPVGSPTGPEFVQNGETTIRGFELEAQTRYRDIELLAGYSYLDTEDKVTGFELASVPTHQASAWVTYRPQGNQLEGWFFGGGLRYVGSSLDGADNLKTPSFVLADALVGYETERWSAQLNVQNITDEDYLTTCLARGDCFYGQGRTVNFKLATRF from the coding sequence GTGGTACGTTTGTCGTCGATTGTTCACCTGAAGCGCGCGCTTCTCGCATCAGCCTTGATGTCCGTATCGGCTGGCGCTTTCGCGCAGGAAGCCACGGTGTTGGAAACGTTGACCGTGGAAGACGAAGCGGTCTCCGCAGACCAGGCCACGGGCGGGCCGAAGGGTGAAACGATCATCCGTCAGGTCAGCGTCGGCAAGAGCGACCGACCGATCGCCGAGACACCGCGCTCCGTCTCCGTCGTCAGTGAACAGCGTCTCTCCGACCAGGGCGTCGACGATGTCTCCGATGCCCTGCTCTACGTTCCCGGTGTCTATGCCGAAACCTTCGGTCCCGACACGCGCGTCGATTCCAAGACGATCCGTGGCATCTCCGCCCCGCAGTTTCTCGATGGCTTGCGCAACGATTTCTCGTTCTACAACAACAGCCGCATCGATCCCTACGCGCTCTCCGCCGTCGAGGTCATCAAAGGTCCTGTCGGCGCGCTCTACGGCAGCGGCGCCCTTGGCGGCATCGTCAACCTGACGAGCAAGCTGCCGCAGGAAGTGCCGGCGCGCGAAGTCTTCGTCGAAGTCGGGACGCACGACCGCGCACGCATCGGCGTCGACCTCACCGGCCCGGTCACGGCGGATGGAAACCTCCTCTACCGCTTTGTCGGTGCAGGTCAAAAGAGCGGCACACAGGTGGATTTCGTCGATGATGACGGGCTTTTCATCAATCCTTCGATCACCTGGCAGCCGACCGACGACACCAAGCTAACAGTGATCGGCCTCTACCAGAACGATGACGGCGGTCTCACATCGCGCTTCGTGCCGATCGAAGGGTCACTCCTGCCGACCGACAACGGCAATTTCGTCGACAAGGGCACCTTCCTCGGCGAGCCCGATTTTGACCGGTATGCTGCCGAGCGCGCCTCCATCACGGGTCTCTTCGAGCACCGTTTCAACGAGACCTTCAGCATGGATGTCGCGGCGCGCTATACCGACAGCAATGCCAAGTATGATCAGGTCTACCCGTTTCCCTGGAACGTGACTGGAGACACGGTGCCGCGGCTTCTCTATTCGGCCCGCAACGAGGCGCAGAGCTTCGTCTCCGACGCCAGGCTCAATGCCGATTTCGATACCGGCGCCATCAACCACGCCATCTCCTTCGGGCTCGACTATCAGAATTCCACCACGCGCTCCGATGGCTATTCGCAGGCCTTCAGCCCGATCGACATGATCAACCCGATCTATGGTACGCCGATCCCAAGCTTCACGCGGACACGCGGACCGGAACAGCAGACCGATCAAACGGGCATCTATGCCTTCGACAATCTGTCCTTTGACGACAGGCTGTTCGTGACGCTCGGCCTGCGCCACGATTGGTACAATGATGCCGCCGATGTCGAGACGCGTGCCTTCTCAGGCAATGCCGGTGTGCTCTATCGCTTCGACAACGGCATCGCGCCCTATGTCAGCTATGCGACCGCCTTCGAGCCACAGCCGGCGGACTCGCGCGGCTTCACCTATGATCCGGTCACCGGCCGCCAGATCGAAGCCGGCATTAAGTATCAGCCGGTCGGCACGCCTCATCTCTTCACCGCATCGGTCTTCGAGATCGACCAGACCGACCGCCGGCTGCCCAATCCCGTCGGCAGTCCGACGGGGCCGGAATTCGTTCAGAACGGCGAAACGACGATCCGCGGTTTCGAGCTGGAGGCGCAGACCCGCTACCGCGATATCGAACTTCTCGCGGGCTACAGCTATCTCGACACGGAAGACAAGGTAACCGGCTTCGAGCTCGCCTCCGTGCCGACGCATCAGGCATCCGCATGGGTCACCTATCGGCCCCAGGGCAACCAGCTCGAGGGCTGGTTCTTTGGCGGCGGACTGCGCTATGTCGGGTCGAGCCTCGACGGCGCCGACAATCTGAAAACACCGTCCTTCGTGCTCGCCGACGCGCTCGTCGGTTATGAGACCGAACGCTGGTCGGCACAGCTCAACGTGCAGAACATCACCGACGAGGATTATCTGACGACCTGCCTTGCCCGCGGCGACTGCTTCTATGGCCAGGGCCGCACGGTGAATTTCAAACTCGCAACGCGGTTCTGA
- a CDS encoding HAD family hydrolase → MAIEISARLNDQPDLVIFDCDGVLVDSEPISIAVLIELVAGIGFELPEQAAYERFLGKSMASICTALGEDPGIAVTEAHLEAMRSALYARFRRDLRPIEGIAETIGKLAMPCCVASSSQPERIALSLEVTGLLDQLAPHIFSATMVENGKPAPDLFLHAAAAMGVDPTNCLVVEDSAPGVEAAKRAGMRVFAFTGGSHAAQFDLHARVAALEPDLIFDNMRQLPALLGTRT, encoded by the coding sequence TTGGCGATCGAGATCAGCGCCCGTTTGAACGACCAGCCGGATCTCGTGATCTTCGACTGCGATGGCGTCCTCGTCGACAGCGAGCCGATCTCGATTGCCGTGCTGATAGAGCTTGTCGCAGGCATCGGCTTCGAACTTCCCGAGCAGGCCGCCTATGAGCGCTTTCTCGGGAAAAGCATGGCCAGCATCTGCACCGCGCTCGGCGAGGATCCGGGTATCGCCGTGACTGAGGCACATCTCGAAGCCATGCGAAGCGCGCTCTACGCGCGCTTCCGCCGCGACCTTCGACCCATCGAGGGGATTGCCGAGACGATCGGCAAACTGGCGATGCCCTGCTGCGTCGCCTCGTCCAGCCAGCCGGAACGGATTGCCCTTTCGCTCGAGGTTACCGGCCTTCTCGATCAGCTCGCGCCTCACATCTTTAGCGCCACGATGGTCGAAAACGGCAAGCCTGCGCCCGATCTCTTCCTGCACGCTGCGGCTGCAATGGGTGTCGACCCCACAAATTGTCTTGTTGTCGAAGACAGCGCACCCGGCGTGGAAGCCGCCAAACGCGCGGGAATGCGAGTTTTCGCCTTCACGGGAGGCTCCCACGCGGCGCAATTCGACCTTCACGCCCGTGTCGCCGCCCTTGAGCCCGACTTGATATTCGATAACATGCGCCAACTCCCGGCGCTGCTGGGGACAAGAACCTGA
- the rraA gene encoding ribonuclease E activity regulator RraA: MRDIKTADLVDDYEDKVRFCDATWQRFGRRASAYGPISTLKVFEDNALVKQTLSEPGEGRILVVDGGGSTRTALVGDVLAEIGRASGWAGIIVNGAIRDGEALDGMDFLVFSRGRSPIKSTKTAAGHRDLRVTFGQADFIPGQWVYMDADGVLISEHALF; encoded by the coding sequence ATGCGCGACATCAAGACGGCCGACCTGGTCGACGATTACGAAGACAAGGTCCGGTTCTGCGATGCGACATGGCAGCGGTTCGGTCGGCGCGCTTCAGCCTACGGTCCGATTTCGACGCTGAAGGTGTTCGAGGACAACGCGCTGGTGAAGCAGACTCTGTCAGAGCCGGGCGAGGGTCGGATTCTCGTTGTCGATGGCGGCGGTTCGACGCGCACGGCGCTTGTCGGTGACGTGCTCGCCGAAATCGGTCGCGCCAGCGGCTGGGCGGGCATCATCGTCAATGGCGCCATCCGTGACGGCGAGGCGTTGGACGGCATGGATTTTCTCGTGTTCTCGCGGGGCCGGTCGCCGATCAAGAGCACCAAGACCGCTGCCGGACATCGCGATCTGCGCGTAACGTTCGGCCAAGCCGATTTCATCCCAGGCCAGTGGGTCTACATGGATGCGGACGGCGTGCTGATTTCGGAACACGCGCTCTTCTAG
- a CDS encoding permease yields the protein MARQIVAECDEPQGLGDAMDLMNLLRSAEALLYEIVSWLIFYPLTFWRCVRHPVRMMIYAERELTDPPEEQFVDTVSPPLFLFLTLVIAHLFQMNIGVAQPELSGVLSDDRNLLLFRAVIFSLLPLLVGIQRVHQKNQKLTRSTLRPAFYSQCYLAAPFTLSLDMALMIGQLDHAWSSITAWTLFLSGLIWYLGALTEWFVVHGPMRRLRGFALSLGTVLVGGLIALAVLIPVALVTVSTR from the coding sequence ATGGCTCGGCAGATCGTCGCAGAATGCGATGAACCGCAGGGTCTCGGGGACGCCATGGATCTCATGAACCTTCTAAGATCCGCAGAGGCACTCCTCTACGAGATCGTATCCTGGCTCATCTTCTATCCGCTGACATTCTGGCGCTGCGTCAGGCACCCTGTCCGCATGATGATCTATGCGGAGCGGGAACTGACCGATCCGCCCGAAGAGCAGTTCGTCGACACGGTGTCTCCTCCGCTCTTCCTGTTCCTGACGCTTGTGATCGCCCATCTGTTCCAGATGAATATCGGCGTCGCACAGCCGGAACTGAGCGGTGTTCTGTCCGACGACCGCAATCTGCTCTTGTTCAGGGCGGTCATCTTCAGCCTGCTGCCCTTGCTGGTCGGTATCCAGCGCGTCCACCAGAAGAACCAGAAGCTGACCAGATCGACGTTGCGGCCGGCCTTTTATAGCCAATGCTATCTGGCGGCTCCGTTCACACTCAGCCTCGATATGGCACTGATGATCGGTCAGCTGGACCACGCGTGGTCCAGCATCACCGCATGGACGCTCTTCCTCTCAGGGCTGATCTGGTATCTCGGCGCACTGACTGAATGGTTTGTCGTGCACGGACCGATGCGGCGGCTGCGCGGATTTGCTCTGTCTCTGGGCACCGTGCTGGTCGGCGGCTTGATCGCTCTCGCGGTTCTCATTCCGGTGGCGCTGGTCACGGTTTCCACGCGGTGA